The following coding sequences are from one Loxodonta africana isolate mLoxAfr1 chromosome 18, mLoxAfr1.hap2, whole genome shotgun sequence window:
- the UNC119 gene encoding protein unc-119 homolog A — protein MKVKKGGDGAGTGAEPALGASGPSVEPKPEPKSQAESESGSESEPEADPGPRPGPLRRKQPIGPEDVLGLQRITGDYLCSPEENIYKIDFVRFKIRDMDSGTVLFEIKKPPASERLPINRRDLDPNAGRFVRYQFTPAFLRLRQVGATVEFTVGDKPVNNFRMIERHYFRNQLLKSFDFHFGFCIPSSKNTCEHIYDFPPLSEELISDMIRHPYETQSDSFYFVDDRLVMHNKADYSYSGTP, from the exons ATGAAGGTGAAGAAGGGCGGCGACGGGGCCGGGACGGGGGCGGAGCCCGCTCTAGGGGCCTCAGGCCCGAGCGTGGAGCCCAAACCTGAGCCGAAGTCGCAAGCGGAATCCGAATCCGGGTCCGAGTCGGAGCCGGAGGCAGACCCGGGGCCCAGGCCGGGGCCACTGCGGAGGAAGCAGCCGATCGGGCCGGAGGACGTGCTGGGACTACAGCGGATCACGGGCG ACTACCTGTGCTCCCCTGAGGAGAATATCTACAAGATCGACTTCGTCAGGTTCAAGATTCGGGACATGGACTCAGGCACTGTCCTCTTTGAAATCAAGAAGCCCCCAGCCTCAG AGCGGTTGCCCATCAACCGACGGGACCTGGACCCCAATGCTGGGCGCTTTGTCCGCTACCAGTTCACGCCTGCCTTCCTCCGCCTGAGGCAGGTGGGAGCCAC GGTGGAGTTCACAGTGGGAGACAAGCCGGTCAACAACTTCCGCATGATCGAGAGGCACTACTTCCGCAACCAGCTGCTCAAAAGCTTTGACTTCCACTTTGGCTTCTGCATCCCCAGCAGCAAGAACACCTGCGAGCACATCTACGACTTCCCCCCGCTCTCGGAGGAGCTGA TCAGTGATATGATCCGTCACCCATATGAAACACAGTCTGACAGCTTCTACTTCGTGGATGACCGGCTGGTGATGCACAATAAAGCTGACTATTCCTACAGTGGGACACCCTGA